A section of the Drosophila sechellia strain sech25 chromosome 3L, ASM438219v1, whole genome shotgun sequence genome encodes:
- the LOC6605590 gene encoding speract receptor isoform X4, protein MFAHPCPAPAGNYHSGLLHPLLLLLFLLAFSNIRPTHGEVFTLGYLTASQRRPGNLDYNRPGLTISGAISLAVEEVNAGRLRDRGHSLQFVVAETYGEEVVSIRQTAAMWTQQVAAYIGPQETCVHEGRMAAAFNLPMISYYCTHRDPSNKADFPTFARTRPPDTQISKSVVALLLSFNWTQVSFLYLDDASGQYQPVAETILSTLTDAGVSIRDIRTWNTIYHHGFMDNPFEALVEQTYANTRIYLILGHYYEHVGLMVSLQRRGILSKGDYFVVGIDIEQYDPAKPEKYLRGLLLEDVEPLAVQAFQSYLGIVPTASVSFATFANEVNKYMERPPFNFPNPLGPFGGVKQISAEAAYLYDAVHLYAKALMEVLDSGGRPRNGSAIVAAIKGSRYRSAMGYHVYIDENGDAAGNYTVLARGSVRNGRNQTVLGLRPVGTFIHRNSSFSSISKALPDLKLFSPIDWVGGTRPAAAPRCGFGGEKCVNYTGEISAAIAGGALLLLSLVSLVLYRNWRYEQELDSLLWKIDFREVQIHENEREQQSQKQTRSTHPLIRTSQVSLSSNPDADFRYTTIFTPIGLYKGQLYAIKKVRKKSVDITREMKKELKLLRDARHDNICAFIGACTDPPNICIISEYCTRGSLKDILENEDVKLDNMFIASMVADIIRGVIYLHDSPIRFHGALCTSNCLVDSRWVVKLTDFGLFAFKQGIEDSSTDMQHMSAKCLKLLYRAPELLRQGPSSLVMGTQRGDAYSFGILLYEMHVRRGPFGETGLTPMQCLQKVLQPQDYLNPYRPSLQPLETAFDCVSECLRECWAERPEDRPDFKTIRTKLRPLRKGMRPNIFDNMMAMMEKYANNLEALVDDRTDQLQEEKKKTDALLHEMLPRCVADQLKKGHKVDPEHYEQVSIYFSDIVGFTAMSAECTPLQVVDFLNDLYTCFDSIIGHYDVYKVETIGDAYMVVSGLPLRNGDLHAAEIATMSLHLLSAVSEFKIRHRPTNRLLLRIGIHSGPVCAGVVGLKMPRYCLFGDTVNTASRMESSGVPLKIHCSWQCRQLLDRLGGYHFAERGVISMKGKGDQRTYWLLGEDEEARTRRTYERSQRRGSRALNKFIQGTIKQAQEQANEYGIRSSLKQKNLPRNSLTRSSSLESPKKLRFAAGSLLEHHRYHSDEALLEVDSYTGLRRSSGGSTQSRYEETTLSLTLSCQSIEIVGGQQNKRRPSSYPTANTPLLMNHVEV, encoded by the exons ATGTTTGCTCACCCCTGTCCTGCTCCAGCTGGAAACTACCACTCAGGACTGCTGCATCcactgctcctgctcctctttCTGCTCGCTTTTAGCAACATCCGGCCGACTCATGGAGAGGTCTTCACGCTGGGTTACCTCACGGCCTCACAACGGCGGCCAGGAAACCTGGACTACAACCGACCCGGTCTCACCATCTCTGGCGCCATCTCGCTGGCGGTGGAGGAGGTGAATGCCGGACGACTTAGGGATCGGGGTCATTCCCTTCAGTTCGTCGTGGCCGAAACTTACGGTGAGGAGGTGGTCAGCATCCGTCAAACGGCGGCCATGTGGACGCAGCAGGTGGCCGCCTATATTGGCCCCCAGGAAACTTGCGTACACGAGGGTCGCATGGCGGCCGCCTTTAACCTGCCCATGATATCTTAT TACTGCACCCATCGGGATCCCTCGAACAAGGCTGATTTTCCCACCTTTGCCAGGACACGTCCACCGGACACGCAGATCTCCAAGTCCGTAGTGGCCCTTTTGCTGTCCTTTAACTGGACACAAGTGAGCTTCCTTTACTTGGACGACGCCAGTGGTCAGTATCAGCCTGTGGCGGAAACCATCCTAAGCACACTGACTGATGCCGGAGTTAGTATCCGGGACATTCGCACTTGGAATACCATCTACCATCACGGATTTATGGACAATCCATTTGAGGCGCTGGTGGAGCAGACCTACGCCAACACGAGGA TCTATCTCATTTTGGGACACTACTATGAGCATGTCGGACTGATGGTTAGTCTCCAAAGAAGAGGAATTCTGTCGAAGGGCGACTATTTCGTAGTGGGCATAGATATTGAACAGTATGATCCGGCCAAGCCAGAAAAGTATTTGCGAGGACTCCTGCTGGAGGATGTGGAGCCATTGGCCGTGCAGGCCTTTCAGTCATATCTGGGCATTGTGCCCACGGCGTCCGTCTCCTTTGCCACTTTTGCCAATGAG GTCAACAAATACATGGAGAGACCGCCATTCAATTTCCCCAATCCGCTGGGTCCCTTCGGTGGAGTAAAGCAG ATAAGCGCCGAGGCTGCCTATCTCTATGATGCCGTGCATCTCTATGCGAAGGCCTTGATGGAAGTCCTGGATTCGGGCGGAAGACCCAGGAACGGCAGCGCCATTGTGGCGGCCATCAAGGGTTCGCGATATCGCAGCGCCATGGG CTATCACGTCTACATCGATGAGAATGGCGATGCAGCTGGAAATTATACAGTATTAGCGAGGGGATCCGTTCGGAATGGTCGCAATCAGACTGTCCTGGGCCTGCGACCCGTGGGAACCTTTATTCACCGAAACAGCAGCTTTAGCAGCATCAGCAAGGCATTGCCC GATCTCAAACTGTTCAGCCCCATCGACTGGGTGGGTGGCACGCGACCAGCAGCTGCTCCGCGCTGCGGATTTGGCGGCGAGAAGTGCGTCA ATTACACTGGCGAAATTTCAGCGGCCATTGCCGGAGGTGCTCTATTGCTGCTCAGCTTGGTCTCGCTGGTCCTCTATCGCAACTGGCGGTACGAACAGGAGCTGGACAGTCTGCTCTGGAAGATAGACTTTCGCGAGGTGCAGATTCACGAGAACGAACGGGAACAACAAAGTCAGAAGCAGACGCGC TCCACCCATCCGCTGATCCGCACCAGCCAGGTGAGCCTGAGCTCCAATCCGGACGCCGACTTTCGGTACACGACAATCTTTACGCCCATCGGACTGTACAAAGGTCAGTTGTATGCCATCAAGAAGGTGCGAAAGAAGAGCGTGGACATCACCCGAGAAATGAAGAAGGAGCTCAAGCTG CTGCGAGATGCCCGGCACGACAATATATGCGCCTTCATAGGCGCCTGCACGGATCCGCCAAACATCTGCATCATCAGCGAGTACTGCACCCGCGGCAGCCTTAAG GACATTCTGGAGAACGAGGACGTCAAGCTGGACAACATGTTCATTGCCTCCATGGTGGCAGACATTATACGC GGCGTCATCTATTTGCACGACTCGCCCATTCGTTTCCACGGCGCTCTATGCACCTCCAACTGCCTGGTGGACTCCCGATGGGTGGTCAAGCTAACGGACTTTGGCCTCTTTGCTTTCAAACAAGGAATCGAAGATAGCTCCACAGATATGCAGCATATGTCGGCCAAGTGTCTGA AGCTTCTTTATCGAGCTCCAGAGCTGCTGCGACAGGGTCCATCCTCACTGGTCATGGGTACACAAAGAGGGGATGCCTATTCCTTTGGCATTCTCCTGTACGAGATGCATGTCCGTAGAGGACCCTTTGGCGAGACGGGTTTGACCCCCATGCAATGCCTGCAGAAGGTTCTTCAGCCGCAGGATTACCTTAATCCATACAGACCATCCTTGCAACCGCTGGAAACGGCCTTCGACTGCGTCAGCGAGTGCCTGAGAGAATGTTGGGCGGAGAGGCCAGAGGATCGTCCAGATTTCAAAACCATTCGCACCAAACTAAGACCTCTGCGGAAAGGGATGAGACCCAACATATTTGACAATATGATGGCGATGATGGAGAAGTATGCCAATAATTTGGAGGCACTCGTGGACGATCGCACGGATCAATTGCAGGAGGAAAAGAAGAAGACCGATGCCCTGCTGCACGAAATGCTGCCGCGTTGCGTGGCTGACCAGTTGAAGAAGGGTCACAAGGTGGACCCTGAACACTACGAACAGGTCAGCATCTACTTCAGCGACATCGTGGGCTTCACAGCGATGTCCGCCGAGTGCACCCCGTTGCAGGTGGTAGATTTCCTCAACGATCTTTACACCTGCTTCGACTCAATCATTGGCCACTATGATGTCTATAAAGTTGAAACTATCGGAGATGCTTACATGGTAGTCTCTGGACTCCCGCTGCGCAATGGCGACTTGCATGCTGCGGAAATAGCAACCATGTCGTTGCACCTACTCAGTGCCGTATCAGAGTTTAAGATCCGTCACCGGCCAACAAACCGCTTGCTCCTGCGGATTGGCATACACTCGGGACCCGTTTGTGCGGGTGTTGTGGGTCTAAAAATGCCACGTTACTGTCTTTTCGGAGATACTGTCAATACAGCTTCCCGAATGGAGTCCAGTGGTGTTCCCCTGAAGATTCATTGCAGCTGGCAGTGCCGGCAACTGCTAGATAGACTGGGTGGCTATCACTTTGCGGAGCGAGGCGTCATCTCCATGAAGGGAAAAGGTGATCAGCGCACATACTGGCTGCTCGGAGAAGATGAGGAGGCACGCACTCGTCGCACCTATGAGCGATCTCAGAGACGCGGATCCAGGGCACTCAACAAGTTCATACAGGGCACCATAAAGCAGGCCCAGGAACAGGCCAACGAGTACGGGATACGCTCCTCCCTCAAGCAGAAGAATCTGCCCAGAAACTCGCTGACGCGCTCTTCCAGTCTGGAGTCACCCAAGAAGCTACGGTTTGCTGCTGGTAGCCTCCTGGAGCATCATCGCTATCACAG TGACGAGGCACTGCTGGAGGTGGACTCCTACACGGGCTTGCGTCGTTCCTCGGGAGGATCCACACAGTCGCGCTATGAGGAGACGACCCTATCGCTGACCCTGTCCTGCCAAAGTATTGAAATCGTGGGTggtcaacaaaataaaaggcGACCCTCCTCTTATCCCACTGCCAATACGCCACTGCTGATGAACCACGTGGAGGTTTAA
- the LOC6605590 gene encoding speract receptor isoform X3, whose product MFAHPCPAPAGNYHSGLLHPLLLLLFLLAFSNIRPTHGEVFTLGYLTASQRRPGNLDYNRPGLTISGAISLAVEEVNAGRLRDRGHSLQFVVAETYGEEVVSIRQTAAMWTQQVAAYIGPQETCVHEGRMAAAFNLPMISYYCTHRDPSNKADFPTFARTRPPDTQISKSVVALLLSFNWTQVSFLYLDDASGQYQPVAETILSTLTDAGVSIRDIRTWNTIYHHGFMDNPFEALVEQTYANTRIYLILGHYYEHVGLMVSLQRRGILSKGDYFVVGIDIEQYDPAKPEKYLRGLLLEDVEPLAVQAFQSYLGIVPTASVSFATFANEVNKYMERPPFNFPNPLGPFGGVKQISAEAAYLYDAVHLYAKALMEVLDSGGRPRNGSAIVAAIKGSRYRSAMGYHVYIDENGDAAGNYTVLARGSVRNGRNQTVLGLRPVGTFIHRNSSFSSISKALPHQDLKLFSPIDWVGGTRPAAAPRCGFGGEKCVNYTGEISAAIAGGALLLLSLVSLVLYRNWRYEQELDSLLWKIDFREVQIHENEREQQSQKQTRSTHPLIRTSQVSLSSNPDADFRYTTIFTPIGLYKGQLYAIKKVRKKSVDITREMKKELKLLRDARHDNICAFIGACTDPPNICIISEYCTRGSLKDILENEDVKLDNMFIASMVADIIRGVIYLHDSPIRFHGALCTSNCLVDSRWVVKLTDFGLFAFKQGIEDSSTDMQHMSAKCLKLLYRAPELLRQGPSSLVMGTQRGDAYSFGILLYEMHVRRGPFGETGLTPMQCLQKVLQPQDYLNPYRPSLQPLETAFDCVSECLRECWAERPEDRPDFKTIRTKLRPLRKGMRPNIFDNMMAMMEKYANNLEALVDDRTDQLQEEKKKTDALLHEMLPRCVADQLKKGHKVDPEHYEQVSIYFSDIVGFTAMSAECTPLQVVDFLNDLYTCFDSIIGHYDVYKVETIGDAYMVVSGLPLRNGDLHAAEIATMSLHLLSAVSEFKIRHRPTNRLLLRIGIHSGPVCAGVVGLKMPRYCLFGDTVNTASRMESSGVPLKIHCSWQCRQLLDRLGGYHFAERGVISMKGKGDQRTYWLLGEDEEARTRRTYERSQRRGSRALNKFIQGTIKQAQEQANEYGIRSSLKQKNLPRNSLTRSSSLESPKKLRFAAGSLLEHHRYHSDEALLEVDSYTGLRRSSGGSTQSRYEETTLSLTLSCQSIEIVGGQQNKRRPSSYPTANTPLLMNHVEV is encoded by the exons ATGTTTGCTCACCCCTGTCCTGCTCCAGCTGGAAACTACCACTCAGGACTGCTGCATCcactgctcctgctcctctttCTGCTCGCTTTTAGCAACATCCGGCCGACTCATGGAGAGGTCTTCACGCTGGGTTACCTCACGGCCTCACAACGGCGGCCAGGAAACCTGGACTACAACCGACCCGGTCTCACCATCTCTGGCGCCATCTCGCTGGCGGTGGAGGAGGTGAATGCCGGACGACTTAGGGATCGGGGTCATTCCCTTCAGTTCGTCGTGGCCGAAACTTACGGTGAGGAGGTGGTCAGCATCCGTCAAACGGCGGCCATGTGGACGCAGCAGGTGGCCGCCTATATTGGCCCCCAGGAAACTTGCGTACACGAGGGTCGCATGGCGGCCGCCTTTAACCTGCCCATGATATCTTAT TACTGCACCCATCGGGATCCCTCGAACAAGGCTGATTTTCCCACCTTTGCCAGGACACGTCCACCGGACACGCAGATCTCCAAGTCCGTAGTGGCCCTTTTGCTGTCCTTTAACTGGACACAAGTGAGCTTCCTTTACTTGGACGACGCCAGTGGTCAGTATCAGCCTGTGGCGGAAACCATCCTAAGCACACTGACTGATGCCGGAGTTAGTATCCGGGACATTCGCACTTGGAATACCATCTACCATCACGGATTTATGGACAATCCATTTGAGGCGCTGGTGGAGCAGACCTACGCCAACACGAGGA TCTATCTCATTTTGGGACACTACTATGAGCATGTCGGACTGATGGTTAGTCTCCAAAGAAGAGGAATTCTGTCGAAGGGCGACTATTTCGTAGTGGGCATAGATATTGAACAGTATGATCCGGCCAAGCCAGAAAAGTATTTGCGAGGACTCCTGCTGGAGGATGTGGAGCCATTGGCCGTGCAGGCCTTTCAGTCATATCTGGGCATTGTGCCCACGGCGTCCGTCTCCTTTGCCACTTTTGCCAATGAG GTCAACAAATACATGGAGAGACCGCCATTCAATTTCCCCAATCCGCTGGGTCCCTTCGGTGGAGTAAAGCAG ATAAGCGCCGAGGCTGCCTATCTCTATGATGCCGTGCATCTCTATGCGAAGGCCTTGATGGAAGTCCTGGATTCGGGCGGAAGACCCAGGAACGGCAGCGCCATTGTGGCGGCCATCAAGGGTTCGCGATATCGCAGCGCCATGGG CTATCACGTCTACATCGATGAGAATGGCGATGCAGCTGGAAATTATACAGTATTAGCGAGGGGATCCGTTCGGAATGGTCGCAATCAGACTGTCCTGGGCCTGCGACCCGTGGGAACCTTTATTCACCGAAACAGCAGCTTTAGCAGCATCAGCAAGGCATTGCCC CACCAG GATCTCAAACTGTTCAGCCCCATCGACTGGGTGGGTGGCACGCGACCAGCAGCTGCTCCGCGCTGCGGATTTGGCGGCGAGAAGTGCGTCA ATTACACTGGCGAAATTTCAGCGGCCATTGCCGGAGGTGCTCTATTGCTGCTCAGCTTGGTCTCGCTGGTCCTCTATCGCAACTGGCGGTACGAACAGGAGCTGGACAGTCTGCTCTGGAAGATAGACTTTCGCGAGGTGCAGATTCACGAGAACGAACGGGAACAACAAAGTCAGAAGCAGACGCGC TCCACCCATCCGCTGATCCGCACCAGCCAGGTGAGCCTGAGCTCCAATCCGGACGCCGACTTTCGGTACACGACAATCTTTACGCCCATCGGACTGTACAAAGGTCAGTTGTATGCCATCAAGAAGGTGCGAAAGAAGAGCGTGGACATCACCCGAGAAATGAAGAAGGAGCTCAAGCTG CTGCGAGATGCCCGGCACGACAATATATGCGCCTTCATAGGCGCCTGCACGGATCCGCCAAACATCTGCATCATCAGCGAGTACTGCACCCGCGGCAGCCTTAAG GACATTCTGGAGAACGAGGACGTCAAGCTGGACAACATGTTCATTGCCTCCATGGTGGCAGACATTATACGC GGCGTCATCTATTTGCACGACTCGCCCATTCGTTTCCACGGCGCTCTATGCACCTCCAACTGCCTGGTGGACTCCCGATGGGTGGTCAAGCTAACGGACTTTGGCCTCTTTGCTTTCAAACAAGGAATCGAAGATAGCTCCACAGATATGCAGCATATGTCGGCCAAGTGTCTGA AGCTTCTTTATCGAGCTCCAGAGCTGCTGCGACAGGGTCCATCCTCACTGGTCATGGGTACACAAAGAGGGGATGCCTATTCCTTTGGCATTCTCCTGTACGAGATGCATGTCCGTAGAGGACCCTTTGGCGAGACGGGTTTGACCCCCATGCAATGCCTGCAGAAGGTTCTTCAGCCGCAGGATTACCTTAATCCATACAGACCATCCTTGCAACCGCTGGAAACGGCCTTCGACTGCGTCAGCGAGTGCCTGAGAGAATGTTGGGCGGAGAGGCCAGAGGATCGTCCAGATTTCAAAACCATTCGCACCAAACTAAGACCTCTGCGGAAAGGGATGAGACCCAACATATTTGACAATATGATGGCGATGATGGAGAAGTATGCCAATAATTTGGAGGCACTCGTGGACGATCGCACGGATCAATTGCAGGAGGAAAAGAAGAAGACCGATGCCCTGCTGCACGAAATGCTGCCGCGTTGCGTGGCTGACCAGTTGAAGAAGGGTCACAAGGTGGACCCTGAACACTACGAACAGGTCAGCATCTACTTCAGCGACATCGTGGGCTTCACAGCGATGTCCGCCGAGTGCACCCCGTTGCAGGTGGTAGATTTCCTCAACGATCTTTACACCTGCTTCGACTCAATCATTGGCCACTATGATGTCTATAAAGTTGAAACTATCGGAGATGCTTACATGGTAGTCTCTGGACTCCCGCTGCGCAATGGCGACTTGCATGCTGCGGAAATAGCAACCATGTCGTTGCACCTACTCAGTGCCGTATCAGAGTTTAAGATCCGTCACCGGCCAACAAACCGCTTGCTCCTGCGGATTGGCATACACTCGGGACCCGTTTGTGCGGGTGTTGTGGGTCTAAAAATGCCACGTTACTGTCTTTTCGGAGATACTGTCAATACAGCTTCCCGAATGGAGTCCAGTGGTGTTCCCCTGAAGATTCATTGCAGCTGGCAGTGCCGGCAACTGCTAGATAGACTGGGTGGCTATCACTTTGCGGAGCGAGGCGTCATCTCCATGAAGGGAAAAGGTGATCAGCGCACATACTGGCTGCTCGGAGAAGATGAGGAGGCACGCACTCGTCGCACCTATGAGCGATCTCAGAGACGCGGATCCAGGGCACTCAACAAGTTCATACAGGGCACCATAAAGCAGGCCCAGGAACAGGCCAACGAGTACGGGATACGCTCCTCCCTCAAGCAGAAGAATCTGCCCAGAAACTCGCTGACGCGCTCTTCCAGTCTGGAGTCACCCAAGAAGCTACGGTTTGCTGCTGGTAGCCTCCTGGAGCATCATCGCTATCACAG TGACGAGGCACTGCTGGAGGTGGACTCCTACACGGGCTTGCGTCGTTCCTCGGGAGGATCCACACAGTCGCGCTATGAGGAGACGACCCTATCGCTGACCCTGTCCTGCCAAAGTATTGAAATCGTGGGTggtcaacaaaataaaaggcGACCCTCCTCTTATCCCACTGCCAATACGCCACTGCTGATGAACCACGTGGAGGTTTAA
- the LOC6605590 gene encoding speract receptor isoform X2, translating into MFAHPCPAPAGNYHSGLLHPLLLLLFLLAFSNIRPTHGEVFTLGYLTASQRRPGNLDYNRPGLTISGAISLAVEEVNAGRLRDRGHSLQFVVAETYGEEVVSIRQTAAMWTQQVAAYIGPQETCVHEGRMAAAFNLPMISYYCTHRDPSNKADFPTFARTRPPDTQISKSVVALLLSFNWTQVSFLYLDDASGQYQPVAETILSTLTDAGVSIRDIRTWNTIYHHGFMDNPFEALVEQTYANTRIYLILGHYYEHVGLMVSLQRRGILSKGDYFVVGIDIEQYDPAKPEKYLRGLLLEDVEPLAVQAFQSYLGIVPTASVSFATFANEVNKYMERPPFNFPNPLGPFGGVKQISAEAAYLYDAVHLYAKALMEVLDSGGRPRNGSAIVAAIKGSRYRSAMGYHVYIDENGDAAGNYTVLARGSVRNGRNQTVLGLRPVGTFIHRNSSFSSISKALPDLKLFSPIDWVGGTRPAAAPRCGFGGEKCVNYTGEISAAIAGGALLLLSLVSLVLYRNWRYEQELDSLLWKIDFREVQIHENEREQQSQKQTRHLLNHLPRRLPPQSTHPLIRTSQVSLSSNPDADFRYTTIFTPIGLYKGQLYAIKKVRKKSVDITREMKKELKLLRDARHDNICAFIGACTDPPNICIISEYCTRGSLKDILENEDVKLDNMFIASMVADIIRGVIYLHDSPIRFHGALCTSNCLVDSRWVVKLTDFGLFAFKQGIEDSSTDMQHMSAKCLKLLYRAPELLRQGPSSLVMGTQRGDAYSFGILLYEMHVRRGPFGETGLTPMQCLQKVLQPQDYLNPYRPSLQPLETAFDCVSECLRECWAERPEDRPDFKTIRTKLRPLRKGMRPNIFDNMMAMMEKYANNLEALVDDRTDQLQEEKKKTDALLHEMLPRCVADQLKKGHKVDPEHYEQVSIYFSDIVGFTAMSAECTPLQVVDFLNDLYTCFDSIIGHYDVYKVETIGDAYMVVSGLPLRNGDLHAAEIATMSLHLLSAVSEFKIRHRPTNRLLLRIGIHSGPVCAGVVGLKMPRYCLFGDTVNTASRMESSGVPLKIHCSWQCRQLLDRLGGYHFAERGVISMKGKGDQRTYWLLGEDEEARTRRTYERSQRRGSRALNKFIQGTIKQAQEQANEYGIRSSLKQKNLPRNSLTRSSSLESPKKLRFAAGSLLEHHRYHSDEALLEVDSYTGLRRSSGGSTQSRYEETTLSLTLSCQSIEIVGGQQNKRRPSSYPTANTPLLMNHVEV; encoded by the exons ATGTTTGCTCACCCCTGTCCTGCTCCAGCTGGAAACTACCACTCAGGACTGCTGCATCcactgctcctgctcctctttCTGCTCGCTTTTAGCAACATCCGGCCGACTCATGGAGAGGTCTTCACGCTGGGTTACCTCACGGCCTCACAACGGCGGCCAGGAAACCTGGACTACAACCGACCCGGTCTCACCATCTCTGGCGCCATCTCGCTGGCGGTGGAGGAGGTGAATGCCGGACGACTTAGGGATCGGGGTCATTCCCTTCAGTTCGTCGTGGCCGAAACTTACGGTGAGGAGGTGGTCAGCATCCGTCAAACGGCGGCCATGTGGACGCAGCAGGTGGCCGCCTATATTGGCCCCCAGGAAACTTGCGTACACGAGGGTCGCATGGCGGCCGCCTTTAACCTGCCCATGATATCTTAT TACTGCACCCATCGGGATCCCTCGAACAAGGCTGATTTTCCCACCTTTGCCAGGACACGTCCACCGGACACGCAGATCTCCAAGTCCGTAGTGGCCCTTTTGCTGTCCTTTAACTGGACACAAGTGAGCTTCCTTTACTTGGACGACGCCAGTGGTCAGTATCAGCCTGTGGCGGAAACCATCCTAAGCACACTGACTGATGCCGGAGTTAGTATCCGGGACATTCGCACTTGGAATACCATCTACCATCACGGATTTATGGACAATCCATTTGAGGCGCTGGTGGAGCAGACCTACGCCAACACGAGGA TCTATCTCATTTTGGGACACTACTATGAGCATGTCGGACTGATGGTTAGTCTCCAAAGAAGAGGAATTCTGTCGAAGGGCGACTATTTCGTAGTGGGCATAGATATTGAACAGTATGATCCGGCCAAGCCAGAAAAGTATTTGCGAGGACTCCTGCTGGAGGATGTGGAGCCATTGGCCGTGCAGGCCTTTCAGTCATATCTGGGCATTGTGCCCACGGCGTCCGTCTCCTTTGCCACTTTTGCCAATGAG GTCAACAAATACATGGAGAGACCGCCATTCAATTTCCCCAATCCGCTGGGTCCCTTCGGTGGAGTAAAGCAG ATAAGCGCCGAGGCTGCCTATCTCTATGATGCCGTGCATCTCTATGCGAAGGCCTTGATGGAAGTCCTGGATTCGGGCGGAAGACCCAGGAACGGCAGCGCCATTGTGGCGGCCATCAAGGGTTCGCGATATCGCAGCGCCATGGG CTATCACGTCTACATCGATGAGAATGGCGATGCAGCTGGAAATTATACAGTATTAGCGAGGGGATCCGTTCGGAATGGTCGCAATCAGACTGTCCTGGGCCTGCGACCCGTGGGAACCTTTATTCACCGAAACAGCAGCTTTAGCAGCATCAGCAAGGCATTGCCC GATCTCAAACTGTTCAGCCCCATCGACTGGGTGGGTGGCACGCGACCAGCAGCTGCTCCGCGCTGCGGATTTGGCGGCGAGAAGTGCGTCA ATTACACTGGCGAAATTTCAGCGGCCATTGCCGGAGGTGCTCTATTGCTGCTCAGCTTGGTCTCGCTGGTCCTCTATCGCAACTGGCGGTACGAACAGGAGCTGGACAGTCTGCTCTGGAAGATAGACTTTCGCGAGGTGCAGATTCACGAGAACGAACGGGAACAACAAAGTCAGAAGCAGACGCGC CACTTGCTAAATCACTTGCCGCGTCGTCTTCCTCCGCAGTCCACCCATCCGCTGATCCGCACCAGCCAGGTGAGCCTGAGCTCCAATCCGGACGCCGACTTTCGGTACACGACAATCTTTACGCCCATCGGACTGTACAAAGGTCAGTTGTATGCCATCAAGAAGGTGCGAAAGAAGAGCGTGGACATCACCCGAGAAATGAAGAAGGAGCTCAAGCTG CTGCGAGATGCCCGGCACGACAATATATGCGCCTTCATAGGCGCCTGCACGGATCCGCCAAACATCTGCATCATCAGCGAGTACTGCACCCGCGGCAGCCTTAAG GACATTCTGGAGAACGAGGACGTCAAGCTGGACAACATGTTCATTGCCTCCATGGTGGCAGACATTATACGC GGCGTCATCTATTTGCACGACTCGCCCATTCGTTTCCACGGCGCTCTATGCACCTCCAACTGCCTGGTGGACTCCCGATGGGTGGTCAAGCTAACGGACTTTGGCCTCTTTGCTTTCAAACAAGGAATCGAAGATAGCTCCACAGATATGCAGCATATGTCGGCCAAGTGTCTGA AGCTTCTTTATCGAGCTCCAGAGCTGCTGCGACAGGGTCCATCCTCACTGGTCATGGGTACACAAAGAGGGGATGCCTATTCCTTTGGCATTCTCCTGTACGAGATGCATGTCCGTAGAGGACCCTTTGGCGAGACGGGTTTGACCCCCATGCAATGCCTGCAGAAGGTTCTTCAGCCGCAGGATTACCTTAATCCATACAGACCATCCTTGCAACCGCTGGAAACGGCCTTCGACTGCGTCAGCGAGTGCCTGAGAGAATGTTGGGCGGAGAGGCCAGAGGATCGTCCAGATTTCAAAACCATTCGCACCAAACTAAGACCTCTGCGGAAAGGGATGAGACCCAACATATTTGACAATATGATGGCGATGATGGAGAAGTATGCCAATAATTTGGAGGCACTCGTGGACGATCGCACGGATCAATTGCAGGAGGAAAAGAAGAAGACCGATGCCCTGCTGCACGAAATGCTGCCGCGTTGCGTGGCTGACCAGTTGAAGAAGGGTCACAAGGTGGACCCTGAACACTACGAACAGGTCAGCATCTACTTCAGCGACATCGTGGGCTTCACAGCGATGTCCGCCGAGTGCACCCCGTTGCAGGTGGTAGATTTCCTCAACGATCTTTACACCTGCTTCGACTCAATCATTGGCCACTATGATGTCTATAAAGTTGAAACTATCGGAGATGCTTACATGGTAGTCTCTGGACTCCCGCTGCGCAATGGCGACTTGCATGCTGCGGAAATAGCAACCATGTCGTTGCACCTACTCAGTGCCGTATCAGAGTTTAAGATCCGTCACCGGCCAACAAACCGCTTGCTCCTGCGGATTGGCATACACTCGGGACCCGTTTGTGCGGGTGTTGTGGGTCTAAAAATGCCACGTTACTGTCTTTTCGGAGATACTGTCAATACAGCTTCCCGAATGGAGTCCAGTGGTGTTCCCCTGAAGATTCATTGCAGCTGGCAGTGCCGGCAACTGCTAGATAGACTGGGTGGCTATCACTTTGCGGAGCGAGGCGTCATCTCCATGAAGGGAAAAGGTGATCAGCGCACATACTGGCTGCTCGGAGAAGATGAGGAGGCACGCACTCGTCGCACCTATGAGCGATCTCAGAGACGCGGATCCAGGGCACTCAACAAGTTCATACAGGGCACCATAAAGCAGGCCCAGGAACAGGCCAACGAGTACGGGATACGCTCCTCCCTCAAGCAGAAGAATCTGCCCAGAAACTCGCTGACGCGCTCTTCCAGTCTGGAGTCACCCAAGAAGCTACGGTTTGCTGCTGGTAGCCTCCTGGAGCATCATCGCTATCACAG TGACGAGGCACTGCTGGAGGTGGACTCCTACACGGGCTTGCGTCGTTCCTCGGGAGGATCCACACAGTCGCGCTATGAGGAGACGACCCTATCGCTGACCCTGTCCTGCCAAAGTATTGAAATCGTGGGTggtcaacaaaataaaaggcGACCCTCCTCTTATCCCACTGCCAATACGCCACTGCTGATGAACCACGTGGAGGTTTAA